The following are encoded in a window of Brettanomyces bruxellensis chromosome 9, complete sequence genomic DNA:
- the FEN1 gene encoding Elongation of fatty acids protein 2 (BUSCO:EOG092634B1) has product MGIRGLNRLVAENAPKAIRSNEMKSFFGRKIAIDASMCLYQFLIAVRQQDGSSLTNDAGHTTSHLMGFFYRTIRMVGYGIKPCYVFDGKPPVMKGGELEKRLKRRQDAEEKATKAKEAGEAQELQKFQRRTVRVTREQNEEAKHLLRLMGIPYVEAPCEAESQCAELAKAGNVYGAASEDMDTLCYQPTVLLRNVTAAESRKLKIDQYDIKEVLKGFDMTIEEFVDMCILLGCDYCETIRGVGPVTATKLIRKYKSLEKIVDAIKQDPKSKFKVPDNWPYKEARELFLHPEVKPGSEINLKWEEPDVEGLVQFMVKENGFSEQRIRDGAAKLKKALKGGTQGRLDGFFKVSGSVSSGKKRTASDSKDKKKKRKTGRSRR; this is encoded by the coding sequence ATGGGTATTAGAGGATTGAACAGATTAGTGGCGGAAAATGCGCCCAAGGCAATTCGGTCAAACGAAATGAAATCCTTCTTCGGGAGGAAAATCGCAATAGATGCTTCCATGTGCTTATACCAGTTTTTAATTGCCGTTAGACAGCAGGATGGAAGTTCGCTTACGAACGATGCGGGTCATACGACATCACATTTGATGGGATTCTTTTACAGGACGATTAGAATGGTTGGCTATGGAATAAAGCCATGCTATGTGTTTGATGGTAAGCCACCAGTTATGAAAGGTGGAGAACTAGAAAAAAGACTCAAAAGACGTCAGGATGCCGAAGAAAAGGCAACCAAGGCCAAAGAGGCGGGAGAGGCACAAGAATTACAGAAATTTCAGAGAAGAACAGTTCGTGTGACACGAGAACAGAATGAAGAAGCTAAGCATCTTTTGAGACTGATGGGTATTCCATATGTTGAGGCACCATGTGAGGCAGAATCGCAATGTGCTGAACTTGCCAAAGCGGGAAACGTGTACGGTGCTGCATCTGAGGATATGGACACGCTTTGCTACCAGCCCACCGTTTTACTGCGTAATGTGACTGCTGCCGAGAGCAGAAAGCTTAAAATAGACCAGTACGACATCAAGGAGGTGTTAAAAGGATTTGACATGACGATAGAAGAGTTTGTGGATATGTGCATTCTCTTGGGTTGCGATTACTGCGAGACAATTAGAGGTGTTGGTCCAGTGACCGCGACAAAATTGATAAGGAAGTACAAGTCTTTGGAGAAAATAGTTGATGCGATAAAGCAAGACCCGAAGAGCAAGTTCAAGGTGCCGGATAACTGGCCATACAAAGAGGCAAGAGAGCTATTTTTGCATCCCGAGGTGAAACCAGGCTCGGAAATAAACTTAAAGTGGGAAGAGCCGGATGTAGAGGGGTTAGTGCAATTTATGGTGAAAGAGAACGGATTCAGTGAACAGAGAATTCGAGACGGTGCTGCCAAGTTGAAAAAGGCACTTAAAGGAGGAACCCAGGGCAGATTGGATGGATTTTTCAAGGTTTCAGGCTCCGTCAGTTCaggcaagaaaagaacTGCTTCTGATTCCaaggataagaagaagaagaggaaaactGGACGTTCTAGGCGTTAA